The Nitrospirota bacterium region GTAGCCCAGGCCGAGGAACTTGGAGACCTTGTCGTACGCCTCTCCGGCGGCGTCGTCCCGGGTTCTGCCCAGCTCCTCGTACTGGCCGTAGCCGGCCACCTTGTACAGCGAGGTGTGCCCGCCGGAGACGACCAGGGCCAGGAAGGGAAACTCCGGCTCCCGCTCGAGGAGAAAGGGGGATAGCAGGTGACCCTCCAGGTGGTTTACCCCCACGAGGGGCAGGCCGGCGGCGTAGGTGAGGGCCTTGGCGAAGGAGCAGCCCACCAGGAGGGAGCCGATGAGCCCGGGCCCCTGGCAGACCGCAATCCCGTCGAGACCGGAAAGCCCCTCGGACCCTCCCTCCAGGGCCTCGCTCACCACCGGCCATATCATCTCCACGTGGCGGCGGGAGGCAAGCTCGGGGACCACGCCTCCGTACTTCTGGTGGATTTCGGTCTGCGAGGAGACCACGTTGGTGACGATGCGGACCGGGCCGCCGCCGAAATCCAGGACGGCCGCCGAGGTGTCGTCGCAGGAGGTGTCTATGCCCAGGACCTTCATGCGCCTCCATCAGAGCCGAAGGGAAGTGGTGGGTATATTAGCGAAAGTCCCCAAACGAACACAAACCGGAGAGCTTCAGACGTGGTACCGGGAGATGATGACGGCGTCGGACTCGAAATACTCAAGGGCCCTGCTCAGGTCCTCCCGCGCGCCCATGAGAAGGAGGATATCGCCTTCCTTGATGGTCGTTTCGCCGGACGGGTTGTGTATGGCCTTCCCCTCCCTCTCGATGGCTATCACGGTGGCTCCCGTCCGCCCCCGCAGGTGAAGCTCCCTCAGCGAGTGGCCAGCCAGCGGGGAGCCGTCCTTCACCAGATAGGATTCGGTCTGGAGCTGGCTCATGATGTCCTCTCTCTCGGCCATGGTCTTGTGCGGAAGCTCGTGGGCGCGGAGGGCCCTGTAACTGTTCTGCCTGATGGCCTCTATGCGGTCGTTGATGACGTTGAGGGGCACGTTATAGTGATGGAGCACGCGGGAGAATATCTCCACAGAGGTCTCAAACTCCTCCGGAATTATCTCGTCAGCCCCCAGGGAGCGGAGGTCCTCCACTTCCAGCACGTACCGGGTGCGGACGA contains the following coding sequences:
- the tsaD gene encoding tRNA (adenosine(37)-N6)-threonylcarbamoyltransferase complex transferase subunit TsaD, which encodes MKVLGIDTSCDDTSAAVLDFGGGPVRIVTNVVSSQTEIHQKYGGVVPELASRRHVEMIWPVVSEALEGGSEGLSGLDGIAVCQGPGLIGSLLVGCSFAKALTYAAGLPLVGVNHLEGHLLSPFLLEREPEFPFLALVVSGGHTSLYKVAGYGQYEELGRTRDDAAGEAYDKVSKFLGLGYPGGPELDRRAREGDPARVELPRAYLPGSFDFSFSGLKTAVRLAREREPGVPLNDVAASFQASVVDVLTRKTEWAIRTFHIRRVALSGGVAANSSLRARMKEMAREREVEL